In the Ranitomeya imitator isolate aRanImi1 chromosome 2, aRanImi1.pri, whole genome shotgun sequence genome, TGGTGATCCTTGCCACCATGTGGTCCTTACATGGCGGTATTATTAATGATGGCCTTGGTGTTCGAGGTTTCGCTCAGTAACAGTGCAGTGGTCATATCTTCTCCTTGTGTGGTCTTATTATAAGCTGCTGCCTCTGATATTAGGGGAGACATGGAGGGAAGTAATTTTGGAGTCATCCATGTTGCAGCGTGTATATCGCTATATGGGCACGGTATATTGTGGAGGTCGTTTGCTGTGAACTCTTAACCCGAAACTCACTTATCTTCTTTCTTCAGCTCCAGGAAATATTAGAAACAAGGTCAAGTAAGAGGCGGAAAAAAGGAACATGTGAACTCTGCACAAAGTAGGATACACGGCTTCATGCAAGGCTTCCTGTAATTCTACCGATTCCAGCCCTAATGGCTAAAAATTACCAAGAGGACGAGAAAGAAGAAGAGACAAGTTCTCCGAGTGTCCAAGGGAAGGGGCCCAACACGTGCCGTCATGGACCCCATCAGTCAGGCATAAGAGACGCGTGGAGATCAGACATATGTCCACATCACCTGCGAGGCAGACTATTACATCATAGCTTGCACTTTTTTCCTTATTTCTGTATTGGTTCTACTGCTGACACTATGGCTGGTACTGTGTGCGCGCTATTGCCGGTGCCATGACTGGTACTGTGAGCGCGCTATTGCCGATGCCATGAGTGGTAATGTGGGCGCGCTATGGGCAGTACTGTGTACGCGATACTGCCGGTGCTATGACTGGTGCTGTGTACGCGCTACTGCCGGTACTATGACTGGTACTGTGTGCGCGCTATTGCCGGTGCCATGACTGGTACTGTGTATGCGCTACTGTCGGTGCCATGACCGGTACTGTGGGCGTGCTATTGGCAGTACTGTGTACGTGCGCTACTGCCGGTGCTGACTGGTACTGTGTGCGCGCTATTGCCGATGCCATGACTGGTACTGTGTGCATGCTACTGCCGGTGCCATGACTGGTACTGTGTGCACGCTACTGCCGATGCCATGACTGGTACTGTATACGTGCGCTACTGCCGGTGCTGTGACTGGTACTGTGTTCGCGCTACTGCCGGTGCTGTGACTGGTACTGTGTACGCACTACTGCCGGTACTGTGACTGGTACTATGTACGCACTACTGCCGGTGCTGTGACTGGTACTATGTACGCGCTACTGCCGGTACTGTGGGCGTGCTAGTGGCAGTACTGTGTACGTGCGCTACTGCCGGTACTGTGACTGGTACTGTGGACGTGCTATTGGCAGTACTGTGTACGTTCGCTACTGCCGGTACTGTGACTGGTACTATGTACGCGCTACTGCCAGTGCTGTGACTGATACTATGTACGCGCTACTGCCGGTACTGTGACTGGTACGGTGTACGCGCTACTGCCGGTACTGTTACTGGTACTGTGGGCGTGCTATTGGCAGTACTGTGTACGTGCGCTACTGCCGGTACTGTGACTGGTACTATGTACGCGCTACTGCCGGTGCTGAGACTGGTACTATGTACGCGCTACTGCCGGTGCGGTGACTGGTACTATGTACGTGCTACTGCCGGTACTGTGACTGGTACTATGTACGCGCTACTGCCGGTACTGTGTACGCGCTACTGCCGGTACTGACTGCGCTACTGTGACTGGTACTATGTACGCGCTACTGCCAGTGCTGTGACTGGTACTATGTACGCGCTACTGCCGGTGCTGTGACTGGTactgtgaagacacaaaagcgcagagaggtaaaaaaaaatactctgttgtaaaaaagtcacagtaaataagcaagtgctagtcaaaaaatgaaaaaatacagggtatttagttaatacgttttttttgcaaaaaaagtatgttaagctgctccaacaatcgccaaggtatacccataatagagcagtcctatctaatgtatataatccctatctgatgtatttaaaaacctgatcatctgtatagtacctgtatgagcagggttcagagagaaaatatccacgtagaacatgcgagatggaacagctacaatgcaaatgatccacagaggagtggtggactccccagtcttgtagaaacaagagaacaattataaaacaaaaaaacacatgggctacttgcacagtgaacaagtctgtaggaacctgttcacaccaccaaagaacttgaagacacaaaagagcacagagaggtcaaaaatactctgttacatagtaacatagtaacatagttagtaaggccgaaaaaagacatttgtccatccagttcagcctatattccattataataaatacccagatctacgtccttctacagaacctaataattgtatgatacaatattgttctgctccaggaagacatccaggcctctcttgaacccctcgactgagttcgccatcaccacctcctcaggcaagcaattccagattctcactgccctaacagtaaagaatcctcttctatgttggtggaaaaaccttctctcctccagacgcaaagaatgcccccttgtgcccgtcaccttccttggtataaacagatcctcagcgagatatttgtattgtccccttatatacttatacatggttattagatcgcccctcagtcgtcttttttctagactaaataatcctaatttcgctaatctatctgggtattgtagttctcccatcccctttattaattttgttgccctcctttgtactctctctagttccattatatccttcctgagcaccggtgcccaaaactggacacagtactccatgtgcggtctaactagggatttgtacagaggcagtataatgctctcatcatgtgtatccagacctcttttaatgcaccccatgatcctgtttgccttggcagctgctgttgtaaaaaaaattacagtaataagcaagtgctagtggtgtgaacaggtttctacagacttgttcattatgcaagtagcccatgtgtttttggttctataattgttctcttgtttctacaagactggggagtccatcactcctctgtgggtcatttgcattgtagctgttccatcctgcatgttcacatgtatattttttctctctgaaccctgcttatacaggtactatacagatgatcaggtttttaaatacatcagatagggattatgtacattagataggactgctctattatgggtataccttggcgattgttggagcagcttaacatactttttttgcaaaaaacgtattaactaaataccctgtattttttcattttttgactagcacttgcttatttactgtgacttttttacaacagagtatttttttacctctctctgcgcttttgtgtcttcaagttctttggtggtgtaaacaggtttctacagacttgtttactgtgcaagtagcccatgtgtttttggttttgtgaCTGGTACTATGTACACGCTACTGCCGGTACTATGACTGGCACTGTGTACGCATTACTGCCAGTACCATCAGTACTATGCCCGGTACTATGTGTGCACTACTGCCAGTACCATCAGTACTATGCACGCTACTGCCGGTACTACCAGTACTATGACTGGCAATGTTACCGAATCCATCTCTTCCTAATGTAACTGGGCCACTATTCCCACTCAAACTATCCAGAGAAAAACCAAGTGCTCCTGAACTGTGCTGCCTCCTCCGGAGCTTCCTGCCGCCTGTCACAAGGATTAGAGGGGGAGAAAACATGGCTGCCTCCAGAGAGGAGCACACAAGGCTCGTCCCGCTGTGATCATGGACAAAGCAGCAGCAAGAAAGAGGAGTCTCTGTGTCCGGTCTGTTCTTTATTCCTTTCCTCAGGTTCATGGTCAGCGCTCCTTCAAGAAATTGACAAGACAGCAACAAACGTGTATCTTCTCCTCGTCTCCTTGTAGATAAACCCAAACCGCCACTCTCTGCTGGAACCAAGCAAAATGCTGCAAAACGCTGCCATAAACCGCTGCATGGTCCCCGAAATGTGCTGATGGGTGGGAGCCGGGCCCAAAATATCCGCATGACAAGATGGTGGGAGGTGAGAAATCAGGACTCACAGATGTCCGCATTGTCCCCACAGACTCCTTCCATCTCCAGGTACAAGAGAACCGCCACCCCGCGTCTCATATGGCCGTCTTACAGTGCTGGGGCCAAGATGTCCTCATCTCCTTGTCAACGTAGATGTAGATCCAAACCAAGAGTGGAAGAACGGAGACCGAGACCGCCACAAATAACCTCACACCGCCAACCGTGGCTCTGGAAAACCGCAACAATATTATAcacagagggcagtattatagcagttatattcttgtacataggagcagtattatagtagttatattcttgtacataggggcagtattatagtagttatattcttgtatatagggggcagtattatagtagttatattcttgtacataggggcagtattatagtagttatattcgtgtatataggggcagtattatagtagttatattcttgtacatagggggcagtattatagtagttattttcttgtacatagaagcagtattatagtagttatattcttgtacataggggcagtattatagtagttatattcttgtacataggggcagtattatagtagttatattgttgtacatagggggcagtattatagtagttatattcttgtacataggggcagtattatagcagttatattcttgtacataagggcagtattatagcagttatattcttgtacatagggggcagtattatagtagttataatcttgtacataggtgcagtattatagtagttatattcttgtacataggggcagtattatagtagttatattcttgtacatagggggcagtattatagtagttatattcctgtatataggggcagtattatagtagttatattcttgtacatagggggcagtattatagtagttataatcttgtacataggagcagtattatggtagttatattcttctacataggagcagtattatagtagttatattcttgtacataggggcagtattatagtagttatattcttgtacatagggggcagtattatagtagttatattcctgtatataggggcagtattatagtagttatattcttgtacatagggggcagtattatagtagttataatcttgtacataggagcagtattatggtagttatattcttctacataggagcagtattatagtagttatattcttgtacataggggcagtattatagtagttatattcttgtacatagggggcagtattatagtagttataatcttgtacatagggggcagtattatagtagttatattcttgtacataggggcagtattatagtagttatattcttgtacataggggcagtattatagtagttacattcttgtacataggagcagtattatagtagttatattcttgtacatagggggcagtattatagtagttatattcttgtacatagggggcagtattatagtagttatattcttgtacataggagcagtattatagtagttatattcttgtacataggagcagtattatagtagttatattcttgtacataggagcagtattatagtagttatattcttgtacataggagcagtattatagtagttatattcttgtacataggagcagtattatagtagttatattcttgtacataggagcagtattatagtagttatattcttgtacataggagcagtattatagtagttatattcttgtacataggagcagtattatagtagttatattcttgaacataggagcagtattatagtagttatattcttgtacataggagcagtattatagtagttatattcttgtacataggagcagtattatagtagttatattcttgtacataggagcagtattatagtagttatattcttgtacataggagcagtattatagtagttatattcttgtacataggggcagtattatagtagttatatactgttATACACAGAGGAGTGATGGGAGTTGCAGCGTTACCTGGCAGAATCCTTACAGAGGAGCATCCACACTGCGATGATCACTAATCCTGACAGTTCCCTAGGAGACATATTGTGAACAGTCATTGTTGCCTTCCTCATGGATGGGATGATGCCGCCATCTTCCCATGTTTCCTCACCTCCCTTCCTCCTGGTGTAAGATGTTTCTTATATCACCGGACAGCAGCAGATAAGAAGCTCCGATCAGGCAGACGGCGCCGTGGAGCGCGGACAACGTCCTCCAGATGATGTGACCTACATGGAGGCACATAATGGACGCCGGCGAGTTATAGGATTGCGGAGCCCGCGATGACCCAGGACGCTGTTAGCCCCGAGGACTCACCCGTTATGTCTGGATTTATGCTGAGGAGGAATATCAGGGCGGCGGGGATCACATAGATGACCTGCAGACGACATATAATGGGGTGCACACCCCGAAAATACAATTAATGATTCTCAGCCAGAGGGAAAGCTGGATGACCCAAAATGGCCGCCACATAGGAAGCAGGACAGGACGAAGTCTCCTATACCGACACATATAGGGGAGCGGAGTGAAGTGCAGGGTCGTCAGAATACTCGCCACATCCACAAGATGGCGCCGGCCATATAAGACCCCGGAGGAGACGACCCCGCAGGACAACAGGCAGGGGCTCAACACTAATAAGGGGCAGAAATCCGTCATCTTATCCAGAATCTAGGGGTCCGGACACAGGAAGAGCGGCCATAGCGCccgtacacctcacaggagagagcGGCCATAGTGCCCGTACTCCTCACAGGAGAGAGAGCGGCCATAGTGCccgtacacctcacaggagagagcGGCCATAGTGCCCGTACTCCTCACAGGAGAGAGAGCGGCCATAGTATctgtacacctcacaggagagagcGGCCATAGTATccgtacacctcacaggagagagcGGCCATAGTGCCCGTACTCCGTCACAGGAGAGAGAGCGGCCATAGTGCccgtacacctcacaggagagagcGGCCATAGTGCCCGTACTCCGTCACAGGAGAGAGAGCGGCCATAGTATccgtacacctcacaggagagagaGCGGCCATAGTATccgtacacctcacaggagagagaGCGGCCATAGTGCccgtacacctcacaggagagagcGGCCATAGTATccgtacacctcacaggagagagagcagccaTAGTgccctcctccatacatctgtgacctcgtctcccggtactctcctgcacgcaacctccgatcctcacaagatctcctactctactcccctcttatctcctcttcccacaatcgtatacaagatttctctcgcgcatcgcccctactctggaaccctctaccacaacatatcagactctcgcctaccatcaaaaccttcaaaaagaacctgaagacccacctcttccgacaagcctacaacctgcagtaaccaccgatcgaccaaaccgctgcatgaccagctctatcctcacctactgtatcctcacccatcccttgtagattgtgagccctcgcgggcagggtcctctccccttgtaccagttatgacttgttcaagattattgtacttgtttttattatgtatatccctcctcacatgtaaagcgccatggaataaatggcgctataataataataataaataataataatagcgccCGTACACCTCACATGAGAGAGAGCGGCCATAGCGCCCATACATCTCTTCTGACACCCTGTACACATGGAGACTTGGCAGATGCCATGTTTTCGCTCTCTCCAGTCCAGCAGCAGTTTCCTCCTCCCTCCATTCtccacactcctcctcctcctcactgcacaggCAAGAATTAACCCTTTCTCTATAAGCTGCTGTAAGGACACAGGCAATAATGGAGTCAGGGATTTCTGCACTTCTATAAGATCACACCGAGCTCACAACATACTCACAATCCAGATCTCAGCGTCAGGATCATTAACCTGGAACACACAGAATGTAACAATGAGAAAAACTACCACCACCATTGTATCATCATCATCAACACTgcagaaatactctgtgctgctgtcaccctgctcctccaccatatatctccctctgggacctcccatagaccagcacactgctctcctgaaatactttgtgctgctgtcaccctgctcctccaccatatatctccgtctgtgaccccccatagaccagcacactgctctcctgaaatactctgtgctgctgtcaccctgctcctccaccatatatctccctctgtgaccctccatggaccagcacactgctctcctgaaatactctgtgctgctgtcaccctgctccctccaccatatatctccctctgttacccctcatagaccagcacactgctctcctgaaatactctgtgctgctgtcaccctgctccctccaccgtatatctccctctgtgacccccatagaccagcacactgctctcctgaaatactctctgctgctgtcaccctgctccttccaccatgtcaccctctgtgaccccccatagaccagcacactgctctcctgaaatactctgtgctgctgtcaacctgctcatccaccatttatctccctctgtgacctcccatagaccagcacactgctctcctgaaatactctgtgctgctgtcaccctgctccttccaccatgtcaccctctgtgaccccccatagaccagcacactgctctcccgaaatactctgtgctgctgtcaccctgctccctccaccatatatctccctctgtgacctcccataaaccagcacactgctctcctgaaatactctgtgctgctgtcacactgctcctccaccgtatatctccctctgtgacccccatagaccagcacactgctctcctgaaatactctgtgctgctgacaccctgctccttccacatatatctccctctgtgacccccatagaccagcacactgctctcctgaaatactctctgCTGCTTTCACccagctccttcccccatatatctccctctgtgacccccatagaccagcacactgctctcctgaaatactctgtgctgctgtcaccctgctccctccaccatatatctccctctgtgacccccatagaccagcacactgctctcctgaaatactctgtgctgctgtcaccctgctcctccaccatatatctccctctgtgaccctccataaaccagcacactgctctcctgaaatactctgtgctgctgttaccctgctccctccaccatatatctccctctgtgacccccatagaccagcacactgctctcctgaaatactctgtgctgctgtcaccctgctccttccacatatatctccctctgtgaccccccatagaccagcacactggtctcctgaaatactctgtgctgctgtcaccctgctccttcccccatatatctccctctgtgaccccccatagaccagcacactgctctcctgaaatactctgtgctgctgtcaccctgctccttcccccatatatctccctctgtgacctcccatagaccagcacactgctctcctgaaatactctgtgctgctgtcaccctgctccttccaccatatatctccctgtgacccccatagaccagcacactgctctcctgaaatactctgtgctgctttcacccagctccttcccccatatatctccctctgtgacccccatagaccagcacactggtctcctgaaatactctgtgctgctgtcaccctgctccttccaccaaatatctccctctgtgaccctccATAgagcagcacactgctctcctgaaatactctgtgctgctgtcaccctgctccctccaccatatatctccctctgtgacccccatagaccagcacactgctctcctgaaatactctgtgctgctgtcaccctgcttctccaccatatatctccctctgtgaccctccatagaccagcacactgctctcctgaaatactctgtgctgctgttaccctgctccctccaccatatatctccctctgtgacccccatagaccagcacactgctctcctgaaatactctgtgctgctgtcaccctgctccctccaccatatatctccctctgtgaccccccatagaccagcacactgctctcctgaaatactctgtgctgctgtcaccctgctcctccaccatatatctccctctgtgaccctccatagaccagcatactgctctcctgaaatactctgtgctgctttcacccagctccttcccccatatatctccctctgtgacccccatagaccagcacactgctctcctgaaatactctgtgctgctgtcaccctgctccctccaccatatatctccctctgtgaccccccatagaccagcacactgctctcctgaaatactctgtgctgctgtcaccctgctcctccaccatatatctccctctgtgaccctccatagaccagcatactgctctcctgaaatactctgtgctgctttcacccagctccttcccccatatatctccctctgtgacccccatagaccagcacagtgctctcctgaaatactctgtgctgctatcaccctgctccttcccccatatatctccctctgtgacccccatagaccagcacactgctctcctgaaatactctgtgctgctgtcaccctgctccctccaccatatatctccctctgtgacccccatagaccagcacactgctctcctgaaatactctgtgctgctgtcaccctgctccttccaccatatatctccctctgtgacccccatagaccagcacactgctctcctgaaatactctgtgctgctgtcaccctgctccctctaccatatatctccctctgtgacccccatagaccagcacactgctctcctgaaatactctgtgctgctttcacccagctccttcccccatatatctccctctgtgacccccatag is a window encoding:
- the TMEM220 gene encoding transmembrane protein 220 isoform X1, coding for MESADPLYQRALWRLCNVIMASFLTLAAYVQVNDPDAEIWIVIYVIPAALIFLLSINPDITGHIIWRTLSALHGAVCLIGASYLLLSGDIRNILHQEEGRELSGLVIIAVWMLLCKDSARATVGGVRLFVAVSVSVLPLLVWIYIYVDKEMRTSWPQHCKTAI
- the TMEM220 gene encoding transmembrane protein 220 isoform X2, with translation MESADPLYQRALWRLCNVIMASFLTLAAYVQVIYVIPAALIFLLSINPDITGHIIWRTLSALHGAVCLIGASYLLLSGDIRNILHQEEGRELSGLVIIAVWMLLCKDSARATVGGVRLFVAVSVSVLPLLVWIYIYVDKEMRTSWPQHCKTAI